In the Microcebus murinus isolate Inina chromosome 14, M.murinus_Inina_mat1.0, whole genome shotgun sequence genome, one interval contains:
- the LOC105870139 gene encoding pulmonary surfactant-associated protein A, protein MLLCPLALTLALVAVSSTVSDVKDVCVGSPGVPGIPGSHGLPGRDGRDGVKGDPGPPGPMGPPGGMPGLPGRDGLTGAPGVAGERGEKGEPGARGPPGLPAYLDEELQTTLQDLRHQILRSVGVLTLQGTVLAVGEKIFSTNGQAVNFDAIRESCARAGGHIAVPRSPEENEAIASIVKKHNTYAYLGLAEGPTPGDFRYLNGAPVNYSNWYPGEPRGRGKEKCVEMYTDGQWNDKNCLQYRLAICEF, encoded by the exons ATGCTGCTGTGCCCGCTGGCCCTCACCCTCGCCTTGGTGGCCGTTTCCAGCACTGTGAGTGATGTGAAGGATGTTTGTGTCGGAAGCCCCGGTGTCCCCGGCATTCCTGGATCCCACGGCCTGCCGGGCAGAGACGGGAGAGATGGTGTCAAAGGAGACCCTGGACCTCCAG GTCCCATGGGCCCCCCTGGAGGAATGCCAGGTCTCCCTGGGCGTGATGGGCTGACCGGAGCCCCTGGTGTCGCTGGAGAGCGTGGAGAAAAGGGGGAGCCTGGCGCCAGGGGCCCTCCAG GGCTTCCAGCCTATCTGGATGAGGAGCTCCAAACCACACTCCAGGACCTCAGACATCAAATCCTGCGGTCAGTGGGAG TCCTCACTTTGCAGGGCACCGTGCTGGCAGTGGGAGAGAAGATCTTCTCCACCAATGGGCAGGCGGTCAATTTTGATGCCATTAGAGAGTCATGTGCCAGAGCAGGCGGCCACATTGCTGTCCCCAGGAGTCCGGAGGAAAACGAGGCCATTGCAAGCATCGTGAAGAAGCACAACACATATGCCTACCTGGGCCTGGCCGAGGGCCCCACCCCTGGGGACTTCCGCTACCTGAACGGGGCCCCTGTCAACTATTCCAACTGGTACCCAGGGGAGCCCAGGGGTCGGGGCAAGGAGAAGTGCGTGGAGATGTACACAGACGGGCAGTGGAATGACAAGAACTGCCTGCAGTACCGACTGGCCATCTGTGAGTTCTGA